Within Scomber japonicus isolate fScoJap1 chromosome 1, fScoJap1.pri, whole genome shotgun sequence, the genomic segment AAaatcagtatttaaaaaaaaaaaaactgggttCAATTTAAAGAGTAGAGTTCCTATTAACGCGGTGGTCTTCCTCAACTGTTTAGTTATTAATATGTTATTATGctgtcagtgtttttgtttcccTGTTATGTATTTGCTTGCCTCTATAGTCTATTATGTCCACTGGACTACACGGTTGGACAGCCACACTTGGAGGAATTAGTGTCCTTTTGTCTCGACACACGTCACACACACGCCGTTGACATTGACTTCACATCAGAGACAGTTTaacttcttctctctcttttttttcttcttttcttttatttaactcGTTCAACCGAGCGGTGGGTCTATTGTGGGGACCTTGACAGATGCAGGGCCCCTAGCAGGTCCAGGACAGGGAAAAGTCTGAAAGGTTAATCTGTCCCCCGCAGATGTTGGCTTTGGGAGTCTTGAAGCGTCACCTTTGACATGTCCCTCATTCAGCAGGGGGTCCAGCAGGACACTGACCGCTGCAAGCTGTCACCTCGGCCGGCTGAGGACGCTCTGCGCTACCGCTCTATTAGGCTAAACGGCCCCTGACATGTGACCAGGGGCCGGCTTTTATCAGGCCTGCGGGGTTTTGGGGGGGGAGTTTGACACTCACGCAGCATAATGCTCAACAATAATATAGAGACAACCGGTCCTGTTATGTGTCAGCATGTCATTTCCTCAATGGACTTTACAGAGaggctgtgaatgtgtgtacgtCTCATTTGGACGTTGTTCtgtcaacataaataaaaagtctcttttgtgtaaataaaaaaaatgtgttggtgtttttatatctatgtatatatttcatatttatatagttttaaaaaatactcaaaCTTCAGATTTAAATGTGCCCCTCGTCCAAATAGGACAGCGTGTGCGCGTCCCCACCTACTCACAAGTGCATGCGCgtgccctcacacacacacatagtgctGGGCTTGGTTCGTTAAGCCTAATGGTTGAACAATAGACACATCTGCTCATCTTTTTCTATCAAAAGAGAAGGTACTACAGTCTTCCTCGTTTGGTTAAACCGCCACACACTTGGCAGGGTTGTGGGGGCGGGGAGGTGCAGCTGAAGGAGCCCAATAATGAAAGAATGGATCTATATGATGTGGATGAATATAAGTTCACTGGCAGCCCTGTAGCTACAAATTCAATTATAATGCTTTGTTGCAATTTGTGgtgcctcttcttttttttcttcttcattctgCTTAAGAGCGATGTGTTTTCATTGGAGGTTTTGAATCCCAGACCTCACAAGTTAAAAATCAACTCCAAATGAACCCGGAAGTTTAGGCTACTTCATTTGCACTTAATCATTTAAGGAGGACTGAAGGTAAAGCCTCATTAGCCCCAATCAATTTAACGTTTTCTAAGCAGTAGTTGACAATTAAACATTGAGCGTTGCGTCCAGCTCGCCTGCATAAGTCGATTCTGTGAGAATTTTGATTAGAGATCCGtctatttgcattttttaacatttcagtaAAGGCCATAGGCTGCTGAATATGGGTTATCGGGGAGAGCAGCTTTTAGCAGGTGGTTTgttacctcccttccttaatAAGGTAGCTGACGTCagagcggtgtgtgtgtgtttgagagagagagagagggagagagagagtgtgtgtgtttatgggagGAGATGAATGTCCATAGTGCGCATGTGTAGACGGTGATCTGTGCTGCGGTGGAAGAGGGGTTGGAGACACACAACTAGAGAGATGGCGCGGCACCAGACCGGAGCGCAAGGACAGCTGGTTGGCGGTGGGGGGGCTTGAATTATAAAGAGAatcaggaaattaaaaaaaaaacaaaaacacaaaaatataacGAAAAAACTGGATTCGGAAAAAGGAGTTTCCATTCTGCAAAATAGCGTCAGAGGTAGGAGAATAATCAAATAGGTGAATATAAGAGCAGAGAAACGGCAAAAGGAAAGGAGGCTGctgcaagaagaagaaaaagaaaaaaagcaacaaaagcaaATTGAACTTTACTGGACGTGAAGACTTCTGGACATCAGCAAACTGTGGTAGGTCAGATAGATGGTTTGTCCACAGCGCTGCCCGGATCATGAACGCACAGCTGTCGATGGAGAATATTGGCGACCTGCACGGAGTGAGCCATGAGTCCGTGTCCGGTCACGGAGAGCTGCTGAGTGGCCACAGTCCGCATTCCCGTCCGAGCCCCCGGGGTCTGAGCCACCGCGCTATGGGCATGGCGACCCTGCTGGACAGTGGAGACTATCACCCCGGCCACCATGGACACCTGCATCCAGCCATCAGCATGTGTGAAGCCCCCCCTGGCATGAGTGCTAGCAGCACTTACACCACCCTAACCCCCCTGCAGCCCTTACCCCCCATCTCCACCGTGTCCGACAAGTTTCCtccccaccatcaccaccaccatccccaCCATCCTCACCCTCATCCGCACCAGAGGATCCCCGGGAATGTCAGCGGCAGTTTCACGTTGATGCGAGAGGACCGGAGTCTGGCACCTATGAACAGTCTGTATCCCGCATATCATCACAAGGATCCATGCATGGGCCAGAGTCTCTCCCCGCTGTCTGGTTCCGGTCTGGCCAGCATACATACGACCCAGGCCGGTATTCCGCCCTACGCTCATCCCGGTGCCGCCATGCCTGGTGAGAAGATGCTCACCCCCAGCGGGTTTGAGGCTCACCATCCGGCCATGCTCGGCAGACACACGGAGCAGCACATGAGCTCCTCAGCGGGCATGGTACAAATCAACGGCCTCCACCATCACCCTCACGCCCACCTTGGCGCACAGGGGCACGTCCAGGGGCCGGGGAACAGCCGGGAGCAGGCCTCCGGGCTCCGGCAGCAAGGGGGCGGCGGTGGAGCTGGTGGTGTTTCTGggggacagatggaggaggtgAATACCAAAGAAGTGGCGCAGAGGATCACCACGGAGCTGAAGCGCTACAGCATCCCTCAGGCCATCTTTGCCCAACGGGTCCTGTGCAGGTCCCAGGGGACTCTGTCCGACCTGCTGAGAAACCCCAAACCCTGGTCCAAGCTCAAGTCCGGCAGAGAGACCTTCCGTCGCATGTGGAAATGGCTGCAGGAGCCTGAGTTCCAACGCATGAGTGCACTCAGGCTCGCAGGTGAGCGAAGCCTCGGTAAAGCCCCccctttttgttttcatcttctGAATGTGACGCTTGAACAGGAGCTTTGATTCGGCTCAGGGGAACACTGGCCCTGAACGCTACCTTACTTAAATGGACAGGTTAAGTGGGTTGGGAAACAAAACTGCTCTTGTAGTTTCATCATAATGGAGGAAAAACACTCAACATATTCCAGCAGTTTAAGTGGAATTTAAAACCACAGCAGAGTAGCATTCAGGAAAAATGTTCCCGCTGGGCTGAAAATCTAATAATTCATCAAAATATCTTGCCAGCCATCAGTAATCTCTCCACTTCTACTCCTTTTAAAATATCCTGTAAGTCTTGATAGAAAATGATATTATAGATGCAGACAGGAACTAGGCCATGCTTCAGGGTGTGATCCACTGATGACCCTGGTTTGTTTATGGCCTCCAAATAAGAGATGCATGTCTAGGAGAGGAGGATCTGCTTGATGGTCAAAATCAAACAcattacatttatgtttaacaaTATCTAAGTTTGAGGGGCGCTTCGCAGAGCTGATGACCAATCAATACGCGTCCCCTTTCTGTCTCTACACTGATTTTGGGGTTGTGTGAAACAAGTGCTCATGTCGTTTTACCTCAAAGTATCGACCGCTGGATTGTGTGCGTAAGCTGATCCTTCGCCCAGAAATCGTTaggaatgtgtttattttggtgTAGATGCAACTGATCAGCCTTTTTGGTGTTGCCCTTGGTgtaaacagaaagagaggaaaaagctgtgagtgtgtgtgtgtgtgtgtcgctcttaattcttattttcagattaagaatagaaaaagaaaagaataaagcatgtgtttatgtgtgtttatgttttggTCGTAAACTAACCCTCACTGAGGTTCCTCTAATTAACTGATAGACCTCTGTATTAATTTGTCCCTGAGGTACACACGAGTCAATTAGGGCGCGTGATGAGGCCCATATCGTCGGACATGCGCGTCAACAGACATCCAATGgattttaataataatcaatgACCTACAAATGGGCTTTTTGGCTTTTTGAAAAGTGAGGCTGTGGCTACATATTGGAAAGTGCGTgcgtgtatatatgtgtgtgtgagtgcgtgggTGGGTGCGTGCGTGCCCTAGTGTGCGCACGTGAGTGTAATCGCAAttgattatttttcagttttcccatctgctgctgtgtgggggtctgtgtgtgtgtgtgtgtgtgtgtgtgtgtgtgtgtgtgtgtgtgtgtgtgtagggggggggtgttgttggttgatgaagatgaagtttTTATTACTTCTGACTTTTTCAAATGACTGGAAAAAAATTGAACTTTTGAATGCTGCTTTTGGATCTGATCATCATTTGATAATTAATGTGAAATTACCTTCCACGTGGGAATCCTGTAATTGTGTATCCCATTGATGAGTATTGatgttgcttttaaaaatattatttatgtatttattaaagtaaGAGATATTAATACCGGCTGGACATAGATAATACATGTCTCAGCCCTGCTTCAGTTAGATTGTTCATATTTAGCTTTTCTTGAACACCTTAAGTTCTGTCTGAACTTTTTTATCAGATAACTACTCATAAAAAGAAATTACAAAGCAAAcgtttacatttttaattataaaaaaaacaaagcaccaAAAAAACATCTGGAGAGCAGAAAATGTACAGTTAAAAACTAAATTCATTTG encodes:
- the onecut1 gene encoding hepatocyte nuclear factor 6 isoform X1, producing MNAQLSMENIGDLHGVSHESVSGHGELLSGHSPHSRPSPRGLSHRAMGMATLLDSGDYHPGHHGHLHPAISMCEAPPGMSASSTYTTLTPLQPLPPISTVSDKFPPHHHHHHPHHPHPHPHQRIPGNVSGSFTLMREDRSLAPMNSLYPAYHHKDPCMGQSLSPLSGSGLASIHTTQAGIPPYAHPGAAMPGEKMLTPSGFEAHHPAMLGRHTEQHMSSSAGMVQINGLHHHPHAHLGAQGHVQGPGNSREQASGLRQQGGGGGAGGVSGGQMEEVNTKEVAQRITTELKRYSIPQAIFAQRVLCRSQGTLSDLLRNPKPWSKLKSGRETFRRMWKWLQEPEFQRMSALRLAGERSLACKRKEQDHGRSERGNVSKKPRLVFTDVQRRTLHAIFKENKRPSKELQVTIAQQLGLELATVSNFFMNARRRSLDKWVDDGSGHSVNSGPNACTKA
- the onecut1 gene encoding hepatocyte nuclear factor 6 isoform X2, encoding MNAQLSMENIGDLHGVSHESVSGHGELLSGHSPHSRPSPRGLSHRAMGMATLLDSGDYHPGHHGHLHPAISMCEAPPGMSASSTYTTLTPLQPLPPISTVSDKFPPHHHHHHPHHPHPHPHQRIPGNVSGSFTLMREDRSLAPMNSLYPAYHHKDPCMGQSLSPLSGSGLASIHTTQAGIPPYAHPGAAMPGEKMLTPSGFEAHHPAMLGRHTEQHMSSSAGMVQINGLHHHPHAHLGAQGHVQGPGNSREQASGLRQQGGGGGAGGVSGGQMEEVNTKEVAQRITTELKRYSIPQAIFAQRVLCRSQGTLSDLLRNPKPWSKLKSGRETFRRMWKWLQEPEFQRMSALRLAACKRKEQDHGRSERGNVSKKPRLVFTDVQRRTLHAIFKENKRPSKELQVTIAQQLGLELATVSNFFMNARRRSLDKWVDDGSGHSVNSGPNACTKA